The Noviherbaspirillum saxi genome includes a window with the following:
- a CDS encoding VanZ family protein has translation MLSKEENPPTAVIDSAPPASASTFARVGLLMYGFLIAYASLYPFANWRSIGVAPWDFLLMPMPHYWTVFDVVTNIVGYLPLGILVVFALYPRMRDGAAAVIAIFCGMMLSGAMEAIQTFLPNRVSSNLDFLTNITGAALGAIAGVLLSGAFLQQSRLLHVRREWLVPEAGRGLIVIGLWPLAQIYPQAYLFGHGQFLPTLSEWLSDWLEQPIDLNALMISNLELTVQEYWLAETLITAGGMTGALLMLSCLLRKQAPRALLLPALAVAAIGIKLLANALLFTPANALAWLTPGAKGGLLIAAMMVGGLTFAPVTVQRRLAALSLLFSLIAINVVPANPYFVATLQTWVQGKFLNFNGAAHFLSVAWPLFALWILSHRMHRLKR, from the coding sequence ATGTTGTCAAAAGAGGAAAACCCGCCAACCGCTGTCATTGATTCCGCGCCGCCGGCCAGCGCGTCGACGTTCGCACGCGTCGGCTTGCTGATGTACGGCTTCCTGATCGCTTACGCCAGCCTGTATCCGTTTGCCAACTGGCGCAGCATCGGCGTCGCGCCTTGGGATTTCCTGCTGATGCCGATGCCGCATTACTGGACCGTGTTCGATGTAGTGACCAACATCGTCGGTTATCTGCCGCTCGGCATACTGGTGGTGTTCGCGTTGTACCCTCGGATGCGTGACGGCGCGGCGGCGGTGATCGCGATCTTTTGCGGCATGATGCTGTCCGGTGCGATGGAAGCCATACAGACCTTTCTGCCGAATCGGGTGTCGTCCAACCTGGACTTCCTGACCAATATCACCGGCGCCGCGCTCGGTGCCATTGCCGGCGTGTTATTGAGCGGCGCTTTCCTGCAACAGAGCCGCTTGCTGCATGTGCGGCGCGAATGGCTGGTACCGGAAGCCGGCCGCGGCCTGATCGTGATCGGATTATGGCCGCTGGCGCAGATTTATCCGCAAGCTTATTTGTTCGGCCATGGTCAGTTCCTACCAACTCTGTCCGAATGGCTATCGGACTGGCTGGAACAGCCGATCGACCTGAATGCGCTGATGATCAGCAATCTTGAATTGACCGTGCAGGAATATTGGCTGGCGGAGACGCTGATCACTGCCGGCGGCATGACCGGCGCATTGCTGATGCTGTCCTGCCTGCTGCGCAAGCAGGCGCCGAGAGCGCTGCTGCTGCCGGCACTGGCGGTTGCGGCGATCGGAATCAAGCTGCTGGCCAATGCCTTGCTGTTTACACCGGCCAATGCGCTGGCGTGGCTGACACCGGGCGCCAAGGGCGGTTTGCTGATCGCCGCGATGATGGTTGGCGGCCTGACCTTCGCGCCGGTCACTGTACAAAGACGGCTGGCGGCACTCAGCCTGCTGTTCAGCCTCATTGCCATCAATGTGGTGCCGGCCAATCCCTACTTCGTCGCGACGCTGCAAACCTGGGTACAAGGCAAATTCCTCAATTTCAATGGCGCGGCCCATTTCCTGTCGGTTGCATGGCCACTGTTTGCGCTGTGGATCCTGTCGCACCGCATGCACCGCCTGAAGAGGTGA
- a CDS encoding (2Fe-2S) ferredoxin domain-containing protein, which produces MSEKQYYQHHVFFCLNHREEGRPCCADKGAQTAQEHAKKRIKQLDLSGQGKVRINKAGCLDRCEEGPVLVVYPEGTWYTYIDNEDINEIIDVHLVGGKIVERLKI; this is translated from the coding sequence ATGTCGGAAAAGCAGTACTACCAGCATCATGTGTTCTTTTGCCTGAACCATCGCGAAGAAGGCCGTCCCTGCTGCGCGGACAAAGGCGCGCAGACAGCCCAGGAACATGCAAAGAAGCGCATCAAGCAGCTCGATCTCAGTGGCCAGGGCAAGGTCCGCATCAACAAGGCCGGTTGCCTTGATCGCTGCGAAGAGGGACCGGTGCTGGTGGTCTATCCGGAAGGCACCTGGTACACCTATATCGACAATGAAGACATCAATGAAATCATCGATGTCCATCTCGTCGGCGGCAAGATCGTCGAACGCCTGAAAATCTGA
- a CDS encoding alpha/beta hydrolase has product MNSQTQRFSITGAAGSLECALDLPEAPPRGLALVAHPHPLYGGTMDNKVAQTLARAFVAIGYATVRMNFRGVGKSEGMHDAGLGETDDMELLLAHMTQQYPGLPVALAGFSFGTFVQSHLQQRLTEQGRPAERLVLVGSAAGKWAMADVPANTILIHGEQDDTIPLSAVLDWARPQDLPVIVIPGADHFFHRKLQHIKSFVVEMWHR; this is encoded by the coding sequence ATGAATTCACAAACCCAACGTTTCTCGATCACCGGCGCCGCCGGCTCCCTCGAATGCGCGCTGGACCTCCCTGAAGCGCCGCCGCGCGGGCTTGCATTGGTCGCCCATCCGCACCCGCTGTATGGCGGTACGATGGATAACAAGGTTGCACAGACGCTGGCGCGCGCATTCGTGGCTATCGGCTATGCCACCGTGCGCATGAATTTTCGCGGCGTCGGCAAATCGGAAGGCATGCATGATGCGGGTCTCGGCGAAACCGACGATATGGAATTGCTGCTTGCGCATATGACACAACAGTATCCTGGCTTGCCGGTCGCACTGGCGGGTTTTTCTTTCGGCACCTTCGTACAATCGCACTTGCAGCAGCGCCTTACCGAACAAGGCCGGCCGGCGGAACGCCTGGTACTGGTCGGCAGCGCCGCCGGAAAATGGGCAATGGCCGATGTGCCGGCCAATACCATTCTCATTCATGGTGAGCAGGATGACACCATTCCCCTATCCGCCGTGCTCGACTGGGCCCGGCCGCAGGATCTCCCGGTAATCGTCATTCCCGGCGCGGATCATTTTTTTCACCGCAAGTTGCAACATATAAAGAGTTTCGTGGTCGAAATGTGGCACCGTTGA
- a CDS encoding D-alanyl-D-alanine carboxypeptidase family protein, translating to MKKLLAALAATIFSVSAAFAQALPPPTIAAKSWLLLDATSGQVLASQDATMRIEPASLVKIMTAYLAFSALKEKRLDAEQLVNVSVRAWKVDASSSKMFIDPATPVKVIDLLHGLIVQSGNDAAVALAEAVAGTEDAFVVLMNREAERMGLKNTRFANAHGLPSPDNYSTAQDLSILATRMVNDHPDYYKIYSTKDYTYNKIKQPNRNRLLWLDPTVDGMKTGHTAAAGYCLISTAKRTNGTGDRRLVSVILGTVSDSVRAQESQKLLNWGFQNFDTVKLYAKGQPVATPEVWKGTQNQVKIGFTQDVYVTVPKGVADKMKPVLERKDPLVAPVAQNSKVGTLKMVIDGKPLTELPVVALEQVNEASVFGRAWDSVRLWMK from the coding sequence ATGAAAAAATTACTTGCGGCGCTAGCCGCCACCATCTTTTCGGTGTCTGCCGCATTCGCGCAGGCCCTGCCGCCGCCGACCATTGCCGCCAAGTCATGGTTATTGCTGGACGCCACCAGCGGCCAGGTGTTGGCGTCACAAGATGCCACCATGCGCATCGAACCGGCGTCGCTGGTCAAGATCATGACCGCTTACCTGGCCTTCTCCGCACTCAAGGAAAAACGCCTCGATGCCGAACAGCTGGTGAATGTTTCGGTACGTGCATGGAAAGTCGATGCCAGCAGCTCGAAAATGTTTATCGATCCGGCCACACCGGTCAAGGTCATCGATCTGCTGCATGGATTGATCGTGCAATCGGGTAACGATGCCGCGGTCGCACTGGCCGAGGCGGTTGCCGGCACCGAAGATGCCTTTGTCGTATTGATGAACCGCGAAGCCGAACGCATGGGTCTGAAAAACACGCGCTTCGCCAATGCACACGGTTTGCCCAGCCCTGACAACTACTCGACTGCGCAAGACCTGTCCATCCTGGCAACGCGCATGGTCAACGACCATCCGGATTACTACAAGATCTACTCCACCAAGGATTACACCTACAACAAGATCAAACAGCCCAACCGCAATCGCCTGCTGTGGCTGGATCCGACCGTCGACGGCATGAAGACCGGCCATACCGCCGCTGCCGGCTATTGCCTCATCTCGACTGCCAAGCGGACGAACGGCACTGGCGATCGCCGCCTGGTCTCGGTCATTCTCGGCACCGTGTCCGACAGTGTGCGCGCGCAGGAAAGCCAGAAGCTGCTGAACTGGGGCTTCCAGAACTTCGATACCGTCAAGCTGTATGCGAAGGGCCAGCCGGTGGCAACGCCGGAAGTCTGGAAGGGTACACAGAACCAGGTCAAGATCGGCTTTACCCAGGATGTCTATGTGACCGTGCCCAAGGGCGTGGCCGACAAGATGAAACCTGTGCTGGAACGCAAGGATCCGTTGGTAGCGCCGGTTGCGCAAAACAGCAAGGTCGGCACGCTGAAGATGGTGATTGACGGCAAGCCGCTGACCGAACTGCCGGTGGTGGCCCTGGAACAGGTCAACGAGGCCAGCGTCTTTGGCCGCGCATGGGATTCCGTGCGCCTCTGGATGAAGTAA